The following coding sequences are from one Mycolicibacterium aichiense window:
- a CDS encoding flavin monoamine oxidase family protein, with product MPKQTQVDADVVIVGAGLSGMIAARTVLAAGLTPVVLEADERVGGRILTEEVIPGLPVELGAQWIGDTHERMFRLAAELGVETYPQFDDGETSYDLVGSGVLRESEFHARFGDELAELERVLRRLDELAAQVPVDAPWSANQAAEWDSITAGAWYDAQGLSAVARTLVEICTVGILAVPTAEVSFLHLLFTIQTCGVTSELFAESEGGAQTTRFVGGTGEIPRRLAALIADHIMLEVPVQLIEHSASRVSVHCRGGVVARGRRVIVAISPTLAGRIMYDPPLPGVRDQLTQRLPNGSAMKAFFVYDEPFWRTDGFNGQLISDVGPARMSNDTCIPGDDHGVILMFLEGEQARTFGRLPEDERRAALTAELVRHYGGKAAHPEFYVDGEWSDRQWTRGCYNANLGPHVWTAYGPALSAPIGVIHWASTDTATHWSAYMEGAVDAGERAAQEVISALAG from the coding sequence ATGCCGAAGCAGACGCAGGTCGACGCGGACGTCGTGATTGTCGGGGCCGGGCTTTCCGGAATGATCGCTGCCCGCACGGTGCTGGCGGCCGGGCTCACACCGGTGGTGTTGGAGGCCGACGAGCGCGTCGGCGGTCGCATCCTCACCGAGGAGGTCATACCCGGCCTACCCGTCGAGCTCGGCGCCCAGTGGATCGGCGACACCCACGAGAGGATGTTCCGGCTGGCTGCCGAGCTCGGCGTCGAGACCTACCCACAGTTCGACGACGGCGAGACGTCCTATGACCTCGTCGGGTCTGGAGTGTTGCGCGAGAGCGAATTCCACGCCCGCTTCGGCGACGAGCTTGCCGAGCTGGAGCGTGTGCTGCGCCGGCTGGACGAGCTTGCCGCCCAGGTTCCCGTCGATGCTCCGTGGTCGGCAAACCAAGCGGCCGAATGGGATTCCATCACCGCAGGCGCATGGTATGACGCCCAGGGACTGTCAGCGGTCGCCCGCACCCTGGTCGAGATCTGTACGGTCGGCATCCTCGCGGTGCCGACCGCGGAGGTGTCGTTTCTGCATCTGCTGTTCACCATCCAGACCTGCGGAGTGACCTCCGAGCTGTTCGCCGAATCCGAAGGAGGCGCCCAGACCACCCGGTTCGTCGGCGGCACCGGCGAGATTCCGCGACGACTGGCCGCACTGATCGCCGATCACATCATGCTGGAGGTCCCCGTCCAGCTGATCGAGCACTCCGCCTCTCGTGTGAGCGTGCACTGCCGCGGCGGAGTGGTCGCTCGCGGCCGTCGCGTGATCGTGGCCATCTCACCGACCCTCGCAGGCCGGATCATGTACGACCCGCCGCTTCCCGGGGTGCGCGATCAGCTCACCCAGCGGCTACCCAACGGATCGGCCATGAAGGCGTTCTTCGTCTACGACGAACCGTTCTGGCGCACTGACGGATTCAACGGGCAGCTGATCTCCGACGTCGGCCCGGCCCGGATGTCCAACGACACCTGCATCCCCGGTGACGATCACGGCGTGATCCTGATGTTCCTCGAAGGCGAACAGGCCCGCACCTTCGGACGCCTCCCCGAAGACGAACGCCGCGCCGCGCTCACCGCCGAACTGGTGCGCCATTACGGCGGCAAAGCGGCCCATCCCGAGTTCTACGTCGACGGCGAGTGGTCGGACCGGCAGTGGACCCGCGGCTGCTACAACGCCAACCTGGGCCCGCATGTGTGGACGGCGTACGGTCCTGCCCTTTCGGCGCCTATCGGCGTGATCCATTGGGCCTCAACCGACACCGCGACGCATTGGAGCGCCTATATGGAGGGCGCCGTCGACGCCGGCGAGCGGGCTGCTCAGGAAGTGATCTCCGCACTGGCCGGCTGA
- a CDS encoding amino acid ABC transporter ATP-binding protein, with protein MTETSGETEYRVVADGIEKAFGDNKVLKGVSFTVQRGTATAIIGPSGSGKTTLLRTLNALDRADAGVIRIDDVEIDFATPTTKSELRRFQSQSGFVFQGHNLFPHKTVLQNVIEGPVIVQKRPKEEAIADAVTLLDQVGLADKRDQYPYQLSGGQQQRVGIARALALKPKLVLFDEPTSALDPELVGEVLSVIKDLAVEGWTMVIVTHEIQFARQVSNQVLFTDGGVIGEQGPPEEVLGNPKEARTRQFLERVLNPL; from the coding sequence ATGACCGAGACCAGCGGCGAAACCGAATACCGTGTCGTCGCCGACGGCATCGAGAAAGCGTTCGGCGACAACAAAGTACTCAAGGGCGTGTCGTTCACGGTGCAACGCGGAACCGCGACCGCGATCATCGGCCCGTCCGGGTCGGGCAAGACCACGTTGTTGCGTACGTTGAACGCCTTGGACCGCGCCGACGCCGGCGTGATCCGGATCGACGATGTCGAGATCGACTTCGCCACGCCGACAACGAAATCCGAGCTGCGCAGGTTCCAGTCACAAAGCGGCTTTGTGTTCCAAGGTCACAACCTGTTTCCACACAAGACGGTGCTGCAGAACGTCATCGAAGGACCGGTGATCGTCCAGAAGCGACCCAAAGAAGAAGCGATCGCCGACGCGGTCACACTTCTCGACCAGGTCGGACTGGCCGACAAACGCGATCAGTACCCCTATCAATTGTCCGGCGGGCAGCAACAGCGGGTCGGTATCGCCAGGGCGCTGGCGCTCAAGCCCAAGCTGGTGCTGTTCGACGAGCCGACGTCGGCACTGGATCCCGAGCTCGTCGGTGAGGTGCTCTCGGTGATCAAGGACCTGGCCGTCGAGGGCTGGACGATGGTGATCGTCACCCACGAAATCCAATTCGCCAGACAGGTTTCCAATCAGGTCTTGTTCACCGATGGTGGCGTCATCGGTGAACAGGGCCCGCCCGAGGAGGTGCTCGGCAACCCGAAGGAAGCCCGAACCCGCCAGTTCCTGGAGCGGGTCCTCAATCCTCTGTAG
- a CDS encoding ABC transporter permease subunit (The N-terminal region of this protein, as described by TIGR01726, is a three transmembrane segment that identifies a subfamily of ABC transporter permease subunits, which specificities that include histidine, arginine, glutamine, glutamate, L-cystine (sic), the opines (in Agrobacterium) octopine and nopaline, etc.), producing the protein MRHFPRAALLAIAMVAAVLLGGCAKPDSGDPLSSGVLRVGTEGTYAPFSFQDPATGQLAGYDVDVANAVGEKLGKKVEFVQTPWDSIFAALEANRFDVVANEVTITPERKSKYDLSEPYSVGEGVIITRADDNSITSLRDLKGKTAGASITSNWAQVSRDAGATVAPAEGFTQAITLLNQGRVDAVVNDSIAFHAYQAETNNQSVKISATIGEKSEQGFAARKNSGLLPDLNRALDELKADGTLAAISQKYLKANATGAPASAGTEAGQRSVWQLIGENLWPLAKAAITVTIPLTVISFVIGLVIALVVALGRLSRNVVVSNVARFYISVIRGTPLLVQLFIIFYALPQIGIKLDPFLAAVIAFSLNVGGYAAEIIRSAIQSIPKGQWEAAETIGYHYAGALRRIILPQAARVAVPPLSNTLISLVKDTSLASTILVTELLRTAQVAAAPTFEFFALYGTAAAYYWIICLVLSFGQSRLEHRLERYVAR; encoded by the coding sequence ATGCGTCATTTCCCACGCGCAGCACTGCTGGCCATCGCGATGGTCGCCGCAGTGCTCCTCGGCGGCTGCGCCAAGCCCGATAGTGGCGACCCGCTGTCCTCCGGTGTGCTGCGGGTCGGCACCGAAGGCACGTATGCGCCGTTCAGCTTCCAGGACCCCGCCACCGGACAACTCGCCGGCTATGACGTCGATGTCGCCAACGCGGTCGGCGAGAAACTCGGCAAGAAGGTCGAATTCGTCCAGACACCATGGGATTCCATCTTCGCAGCACTAGAGGCCAACCGGTTCGACGTCGTGGCCAACGAAGTGACCATCACCCCGGAACGTAAGAGCAAATACGATCTGTCCGAACCCTATTCGGTCGGTGAAGGCGTCATCATCACCCGGGCAGATGACAATTCGATCACCTCGCTGCGCGATCTCAAGGGCAAGACCGCCGGTGCCAGCATCACCAGCAACTGGGCCCAGGTCTCCCGCGACGCCGGGGCGACGGTGGCCCCGGCGGAAGGGTTCACCCAGGCGATCACCCTGCTCAATCAGGGTCGGGTCGACGCTGTCGTCAACGACAGCATCGCCTTCCACGCCTATCAGGCCGAGACCAACAACCAGTCGGTGAAGATCAGCGCCACGATCGGGGAGAAGAGCGAACAGGGCTTCGCCGCCCGAAAGAACAGCGGTCTGCTGCCGGACCTGAACCGGGCCCTCGACGAATTGAAGGCCGACGGCACCTTGGCCGCGATCTCCCAGAAGTACCTCAAAGCCAACGCCACCGGAGCGCCGGCATCCGCGGGAACCGAAGCCGGACAGCGCTCGGTATGGCAGCTCATCGGTGAGAACCTGTGGCCGTTGGCCAAGGCCGCGATCACGGTGACCATTCCGCTGACCGTCATCAGCTTCGTCATCGGGCTGGTCATCGCGCTCGTGGTGGCGCTGGGCCGATTGTCCAGAAACGTGGTGGTGTCGAACGTCGCCCGGTTCTACATCTCGGTCATCCGCGGCACACCACTGCTGGTGCAGTTGTTCATCATCTTCTACGCACTGCCGCAGATCGGCATCAAACTCGACCCGTTCCTCGCGGCGGTGATCGCGTTCAGTCTCAACGTCGGCGGCTACGCCGCCGAGATCATCCGCTCGGCGATACAAAGCATCCCGAAAGGCCAGTGGGAAGCCGCCGAGACCATCGGCTACCACTACGCCGGCGCGCTGCGGCGGATCATCCTCCCGCAGGCGGCCCGGGTTGCGGTACCGCCCCTGTCCAACACCCTGATCTCACTGGTCAAAGACACCTCGCTGGCCTCGACCATCCTGGTGACCGAACTGCTGCGCACCGCACAGGTGGCCGCCGCGCCCACCTTCGAGTTCTTCGCGCTGTACGGCACGGCCGCGGCGTACTACTGGATCATCTGCCTGGTGCTCTCGTTCGGCCAGAGCCGCCTCGAGCACCGGCTGGAAAGGTACGTGGCGAGATGA
- the gluQRS gene encoding tRNA glutamyl-Q(34) synthetase GluQRS, whose amino-acid sequence MTRPTPGAGRFAPSPSADLHIGNLRTAVLTWLFARSTGRNFLMRVEDLDDRTHDNVAQRQLDDLAAIGVTWDGEPQWQSRQRERYDTVIAELVERDLVYECYCSRKDILSAPRAPHAPEGAYPGTCRDLSTAERAAKRETGRPPALRLRADTGEYTVTDVIHGSYTGVVDDFVLRRGDGVPAYNLAVVVDDARSGIDQVVRGHDLLASAPRQAYLAGLLGYPQPVYGHVPLVLNAEGKRLAKRDGAVTLAELGVTRTFALITESLGWPSSDMAELLGRFDPARLPREPWVYQPV is encoded by the coding sequence GTGACCCGCCCAACACCGGGCGCAGGCCGGTTCGCCCCCAGCCCGTCCGCCGACCTGCACATCGGCAACCTGCGCACCGCGGTGCTGACATGGCTGTTCGCTCGCTCGACAGGCCGGAACTTCCTGATGCGTGTCGAAGACCTCGACGACCGCACACACGACAACGTGGCGCAGCGTCAGCTCGATGACCTGGCCGCAATCGGTGTCACATGGGACGGCGAACCGCAATGGCAGTCCCGGCAGCGGGAACGCTACGACACGGTAATCGCCGAGCTGGTGGAGCGCGACCTGGTGTACGAATGCTATTGCAGCAGAAAGGATATTCTCAGCGCGCCGCGCGCGCCGCACGCCCCGGAAGGCGCCTACCCCGGCACCTGCCGTGACCTGTCTACCGCCGAGCGGGCCGCCAAGCGCGAGACAGGGCGCCCGCCCGCACTGCGGCTGCGTGCCGATACCGGCGAGTACACGGTCACCGACGTCATCCACGGCAGCTACACCGGGGTGGTCGACGACTTCGTGCTGCGCCGCGGTGACGGGGTGCCTGCCTACAACCTGGCCGTCGTCGTCGACGACGCGCGCTCCGGCATCGACCAGGTGGTCCGCGGCCACGACCTGCTGGCCTCTGCCCCCCGGCAGGCCTACCTGGCCGGGCTCCTCGGCTATCCGCAGCCGGTATACGGCCACGTTCCACTGGTCCTCAACGCAGAAGGCAAGCGGCTGGCCAAACGCGACGGCGCCGTCACTCTGGCCGAACTCGGTGTGACCAGAACGTTCGCCTTGATCACCGAATCGCTGGGCTGGCCGTCGTCGGACATGGCTGAACTGCTGGGCCGGTTCGATCCGGCCAGGTTGCCCCGCGAGCCGTGGGTGTATCAACCGGTTTGA
- a CDS encoding ABC transporter ATP-binding protein, with the protein MIRSLIRLIPAQDRGQLTSYVALTLISVTLRAASALLLVPLLAALFGPHAADAWPWVGALTVVTVGGWVVDMVLARIGFSLGFTLADTTQHSMANRLTDVPLRWFTADNTAVARQAIAASAPELVGFVANLLSPFVGALLLPAAITAGLFFVSWQVGVAAAIALPFLLGALVASQRLVRAADAADASAHSALTERLVEFARTQQALRASRRVTAARSQTGEALTAVRGATARLLLFQIPGQLLFSVASQIALILLAATITTLTLRGDLGAAEGVALAIVMVRFLEPFTVLADLSGAVESSRGLLDRLNTVTFAPVPAQPGRSALPSGESSAPRIEFRSVSFGYQGTEVLKDLSFTLEPGTTTAIVGPSGSGKSTILSLIAGLHTPEGGQIVVGGTDSADIGPDARRAMVSVVFQHPYLFDGTIADNIRAGYPEAGDDALHQAMSLARVDDIVERLPDGAQSTVGEAGTALSGGERQRVSIARALVKPAGVLLIDEATSALDTENEAAITQAINDDPQPRTRVIIAHRLDAIRHADQVLFVDAGTVVEHGSIDELNALGGRFAEFWHHQESSAGWRIAADSAGQRVG; encoded by the coding sequence ATGATCCGCTCCCTGATCCGGCTGATTCCCGCCCAGGATCGTGGCCAGCTCACCAGCTACGTTGCGCTGACGCTGATTTCGGTGACCCTGCGTGCGGCCAGCGCACTGCTGCTGGTGCCGCTGCTCGCCGCGCTGTTCGGTCCACACGCGGCGGACGCGTGGCCGTGGGTCGGTGCACTCACCGTGGTCACGGTCGGTGGGTGGGTCGTCGACATGGTGTTGGCCCGCATCGGTTTCAGTCTCGGCTTCACGCTGGCCGACACCACCCAGCACTCCATGGCCAACCGGCTCACCGACGTTCCGCTGCGGTGGTTCACCGCCGACAACACCGCCGTGGCCCGCCAGGCCATCGCGGCCAGCGCGCCGGAACTGGTCGGCTTCGTGGCGAACCTGCTGAGTCCCTTCGTCGGTGCGCTGCTGTTGCCCGCCGCCATCACGGCCGGCCTGTTCTTCGTCTCGTGGCAGGTCGGAGTGGCGGCGGCGATCGCGTTGCCGTTCCTCCTCGGGGCTCTGGTCGCCAGCCAGCGGCTGGTCCGAGCCGCCGACGCCGCCGACGCCAGCGCCCACAGTGCCCTTACCGAACGCCTCGTGGAATTCGCCCGCACCCAGCAGGCGTTGCGAGCCAGTCGCCGCGTCACCGCGGCCAGAAGCCAGACCGGAGAAGCTCTCACCGCCGTCCGCGGTGCAACCGCCCGGCTGCTGCTGTTCCAGATCCCCGGTCAGCTGTTGTTCAGCGTGGCCAGCCAGATCGCACTCATCCTGCTGGCGGCCACCATCACGACACTGACACTGCGTGGCGACCTCGGCGCGGCCGAGGGGGTGGCACTGGCGATCGTGATGGTGCGCTTTCTCGAACCGTTCACGGTGCTGGCCGACTTGTCCGGCGCGGTGGAGTCCTCGCGCGGCCTGCTGGACCGGCTCAACACCGTCACCTTTGCACCGGTGCCTGCACAGCCTGGACGCAGTGCGCTGCCGTCGGGTGAATCATCGGCGCCCAGAATCGAATTCCGGTCAGTGAGCTTCGGCTACCAGGGAACCGAGGTCCTCAAAGACCTGTCGTTCACCCTCGAACCCGGGACCACCACCGCGATCGTCGGCCCGTCCGGTTCCGGCAAGAGCACGATCCTGTCGCTGATCGCCGGACTGCACACTCCTGAGGGCGGCCAGATCGTCGTCGGCGGCACCGACAGCGCCGATATCGGTCCCGACGCGCGCCGCGCAATGGTCAGTGTGGTGTTCCAGCATCCGTATCTGTTCGACGGGACGATCGCGGACAACATCCGCGCGGGGTATCCCGAGGCCGGCGACGACGCACTGCACCAGGCGATGAGCTTGGCTCGCGTCGACGACATCGTCGAACGCCTTCCTGACGGCGCACAGTCCACCGTCGGCGAGGCAGGTACCGCCCTGTCCGGCGGCGAACGCCAACGGGTCAGCATCGCAAGGGCATTGGTCAAGCCTGCGGGCGTTCTGCTGATCGACGAAGCGACCAGCGCGCTGGACACCGAGAACGAAGCGGCGATCACCCAGGCGATCAACGACGATCCCCAGCCGCGGACCCGGGTGATCATCGCGCACCGCCTCGACGCCATCCGGCACGCCGACCAGGTGCTGTTCGTCGACGCCGGCACGGTCGTCGAACATGGCAGCATCGACGAACTCAACGCTCTGGGTGGGCGTTTCGCCGAGTTCTGGCACCACCAGGAATCCAGCGCCGGATGGCGGATCGCCGCGGACAGCGCAGGCCAGCGCGTCGGTTGA
- a CDS encoding ABC transporter ATP-binding protein/permease yields the protein MGRGFQGAMLRGFGGRDHLATVEQVEHIAPHCVRITMSSATLFDDVDAGPTTWLRFWFPDPAGGRTEFQRAYTIVWADATAGRFAIDVVLHEPAGPACTWASSAAPGMTIPAVSLGSAPFVVPEELPAGFLLIGDSASIPAINSILTALPPEVDVEVYLERHGDHDELIPLAEHPRRRLHWVPRVDDTSLAAAIEDRDWSNWSAWAGPEAGALKHLRKRLKDAFGFPKTEVKAQAYWTQGREMGSTRDDESPTTAAETPEPATALTPSITAKGTWRSQAGKELLAPVKPQLIVAGVLQALLTLLQLAPFVVLAELAQQLLSGADQSRVWNTVTVFVVLLTTGTTLGAVLVLWLHVVDMRFSAEVRRLLLDKLARMPLGWFTDRGSGSVKKLIQDDTLSLHYLVTHAVCDAVAAVVAPIAVLIYLFAVDWGMALILFLPILVYIVTTWTMVYQSGPKIAEASRWAEQMNTESAAFLEGQPVIRVFGGAASSSFRRRLDGYIVFLNEWQRPFIGKKTFMDLVTRPSTFLWLIVTAGTAFVAAGWTAPTALLPFLLLGTTFGSRLLGIAYGLGGIREGTQAARRIAVTIDETELTTRPDELPTSPAPEGVTFEAVSFGYRPGVPVIHDVTLTMTAGTVTALVGPSGSGKSTLAALLARFHDVDTGAIRIDGRDIRTMSPDELYTRVGFVFQDIALVAGTVRDNIALARPDAAAADIERAARTAQIHDRILQLPDGYDTVIGANTPLSGGEKQRLTIARALLADTPILILDEATAFADPESEYLVQQALSSLIANRTVLVIAHRLHTITDADQIVVLDGGRIAEAGTHSQLLATDGRYRRLWDSRMTAEAAR from the coding sequence ATGGGACGAGGTTTCCAAGGCGCCATGCTGCGCGGATTCGGAGGGCGCGACCACCTCGCGACCGTCGAACAGGTCGAGCACATCGCACCCCACTGCGTCCGGATCACCATGTCCTCGGCGACCTTGTTCGACGACGTCGACGCGGGACCGACAACCTGGCTGCGGTTCTGGTTTCCCGATCCGGCCGGGGGCCGCACCGAGTTCCAACGCGCCTACACGATCGTCTGGGCCGACGCCACCGCCGGCCGTTTCGCCATCGACGTCGTGCTCCACGAGCCTGCCGGCCCGGCCTGCACGTGGGCTTCGAGCGCCGCGCCCGGCATGACCATTCCAGCGGTGTCGCTGGGATCGGCGCCGTTCGTGGTGCCCGAGGAGCTTCCGGCGGGCTTCCTGCTCATCGGCGACTCCGCGTCCATCCCGGCGATCAACTCGATCCTCACCGCGCTGCCCCCCGAGGTCGACGTCGAGGTCTACCTCGAACGCCATGGCGACCACGACGAACTCATCCCACTCGCCGAGCACCCGCGTCGCCGCCTGCATTGGGTGCCGCGGGTTGACGACACGTCACTGGCAGCGGCCATCGAGGACCGGGACTGGTCCAACTGGTCGGCATGGGCCGGCCCAGAGGCCGGTGCGCTCAAACATCTTCGGAAAAGGCTGAAAGACGCATTCGGATTCCCCAAGACCGAAGTCAAGGCCCAGGCGTACTGGACGCAGGGGCGCGAGATGGGCAGCACGCGCGACGACGAATCCCCGACGACTGCTGCGGAAACACCGGAGCCCGCAACGGCACTGACCCCCTCGATCACCGCCAAGGGGACGTGGCGTTCCCAAGCGGGCAAAGAGCTTCTCGCACCGGTGAAGCCACAGCTGATCGTCGCAGGCGTGCTGCAGGCACTGCTCACCCTGCTCCAACTCGCTCCGTTCGTGGTTCTGGCCGAGTTGGCGCAACAGTTGCTCAGCGGCGCCGACCAATCCCGGGTGTGGAACACAGTGACCGTGTTCGTCGTGCTGCTGACCACCGGTACCACGCTGGGAGCGGTTCTGGTGCTGTGGCTGCATGTGGTCGACATGCGGTTCAGCGCTGAGGTGCGGCGCTTGCTGCTCGACAAACTGGCTCGAATGCCGTTGGGCTGGTTCACCGATCGCGGATCGGGCTCGGTGAAGAAGCTCATCCAGGACGACACCCTGTCGCTGCATTATCTGGTGACGCACGCGGTGTGCGACGCAGTCGCAGCGGTCGTCGCGCCGATCGCGGTGCTGATCTACCTGTTCGCCGTCGACTGGGGCATGGCGCTGATCCTGTTCCTGCCGATCCTCGTGTACATCGTCACGACGTGGACCATGGTCTATCAGAGCGGCCCGAAAATCGCCGAGGCATCCCGCTGGGCCGAGCAGATGAACACGGAGTCTGCGGCATTCCTGGAGGGCCAGCCGGTGATTCGGGTATTCGGCGGCGCGGCGTCCTCGTCCTTCCGCCGCCGATTGGATGGCTACATAGTGTTCCTCAACGAATGGCAACGCCCGTTCATCGGTAAGAAGACCTTCATGGATCTGGTGACCCGGCCGAGCACATTCTTGTGGCTCATCGTCACGGCGGGCACCGCGTTCGTGGCCGCCGGCTGGACGGCGCCCACCGCACTGCTGCCATTCCTGTTGCTGGGCACCACTTTCGGTAGCCGCCTGCTCGGAATAGCCTACGGTCTTGGCGGCATCCGGGAAGGCACGCAGGCCGCCAGGCGCATCGCGGTCACGATTGACGAAACCGAATTGACCACCCGGCCCGACGAACTCCCGACATCACCCGCGCCGGAAGGCGTGACTTTCGAGGCGGTCAGCTTCGGTTATCGCCCGGGGGTGCCCGTGATCCACGACGTGACGCTGACGATGACGGCGGGAACGGTGACCGCTCTGGTCGGTCCGTCCGGGTCGGGCAAGTCCACCCTGGCCGCGCTGCTGGCGCGCTTCCACGACGTCGACACCGGCGCGATCCGGATCGACGGCCGCGACATCCGCACGATGTCTCCCGACGAGCTGTACACCCGGGTCGGGTTCGTGTTTCAGGACATTGCACTCGTCGCCGGCACCGTGCGCGACAACATTGCGCTCGCCCGGCCGGACGCGGCAGCCGCCGATATCGAACGCGCAGCGCGCACCGCGCAGATCCACGACCGGATCCTGCAGTTGCCCGACGGCTACGACACCGTCATCGGGGCGAACACGCCGCTGTCGGGCGGTGAAAAGCAGCGCCTCACCATCGCCCGCGCACTACTGGCCGACACCCCGATCCTCATCCTCGACGAGGCCACGGCCTTCGCCGATCCCGAATCCGAATACCTGGTGCAACAGGCGTTGAGCTCATTGATCGCCAACCGCACGGTACTGGTGATCGCCCACCGGCTGCACACCATCACCGATGCCGACCAGATCGTCGTGCTCGACGGCGGCCGCATAGCCGAGGCCGGCACCCATTCCCAACTGCTCGCCACCGACGGCCGCTACCGCCGCCTGTGGGATAGTCGAATGACCGCCGAGGCCGCACGATGA
- the bfr gene encoding bacterioferritin — protein MQGDSEVLTLLNQQLTSELTAINQYFLHSKMQDNWGFTELAKHTRDESFDEMRHAERVTDRILILDGLPNYQRIGTLNIGQTIREQFESDLALEYEVVNRLKPAIVLCREKQDSTTANLFEDIVADEEHHIDYLETQLELMNKLGVELYSAQCVSRPPGSLD, from the coding sequence ATGCAAGGCGACAGCGAGGTTCTTACGCTCCTGAATCAGCAGCTGACAAGCGAGCTGACCGCAATCAATCAGTACTTCCTGCACTCCAAGATGCAGGACAACTGGGGCTTCACCGAACTGGCTAAGCACACCCGCGACGAGTCGTTCGACGAGATGCGCCACGCCGAGCGCGTCACCGACCGGATCCTGATCCTGGACGGGCTGCCCAACTACCAACGAATCGGCACGCTGAACATCGGCCAGACGATTCGCGAACAGTTCGAGAGCGACCTGGCGCTGGAGTACGAAGTGGTCAACCGGCTGAAGCCGGCCATCGTGCTGTGCCGTGAGAAGCAGGACTCGACCACGGCCAACCTTTTCGAGGACATCGTCGCCGACGAGGAACATCACATCGACTACCTCGAGACGCAGCTGGAGCTGATGAACAAGCTCGGTGTGGAGCTCTACTCGGCGCAGTGCGTGTCCCGTCCGCCGGGCTCGCTCGACTAG
- a CDS encoding metal-sensitive transcriptional regulator codes for MVGDQDAIEAVLNRLRRAQGQLGGVISMIEQGRECKDVVTQLAAVSRALDRAGFKIVATGLRECVTGEASGADKPMTEAELEKLFLALA; via the coding sequence ATGGTCGGCGATCAGGACGCCATCGAAGCCGTGCTCAACAGGCTGCGCCGGGCGCAAGGTCAACTCGGCGGCGTCATCTCGATGATCGAGCAGGGGCGTGAGTGCAAAGACGTGGTCACCCAGCTGGCTGCCGTCTCACGCGCACTCGACCGCGCCGGCTTCAAGATCGTCGCCACCGGACTGAGGGAGTGCGTCACCGGTGAGGCATCCGGCGCGGACAAGCCCATGACAGAGGCGGAGCTGGAGAAGCTGTTCCTCGCACTCGCATAG
- a CDS encoding DUF302 domain-containing protein — MSIALTASLNTSFDDAVARTRKALADQGFGVLTEIDVKATMKNKLNADMENYLILGACNPPLAHRAIGVDRQIGLLLPCNVVVRSDPDDADRTLVEAMNPQLLVDVTEEPELQPVAQEVADKLGAAIAALTAA; from the coding sequence ATGAGCATCGCGTTGACCGCAAGTCTGAACACATCGTTCGACGACGCTGTCGCCCGAACGCGTAAGGCATTGGCAGATCAAGGTTTTGGTGTCCTCACCGAGATCGATGTCAAGGCAACGATGAAGAACAAGCTGAACGCGGACATGGAGAACTACCTGATCCTCGGCGCCTGCAACCCACCGCTGGCACACCGTGCGATCGGGGTCGACCGGCAGATAGGTCTGCTGCTGCCATGCAACGTCGTCGTTCGTAGCGACCCGGATGATGCGGACCGCACCCTCGTCGAGGCGATGAACCCGCAGCTGCTCGTGGACGTGACCGAAGAGCCGGAACTCCAGCCCGTCGCGCAGGAAGTGGCCGACAAGCTCGGCGCCGCCATCGCGGCGCTGACGGCCGCCTAG